One stretch of Candidatus Neomarinimicrobiota bacterium DNA includes these proteins:
- a CDS encoding DUF3552 domain-containing protein, with translation MFGYIELSAIIAALAVVTASIVWVVTRTKGANYGGGKAFRKGNKADNRKNRGNGTGDQSKWIQRKERELKKREKTLSERQRVIKQQERILAEKEAELNNLISEETNKLSSISGLSQDKARKNLMKNLERQLESEMRELKERIEENARETVNKEVVGLIEESLKKHSEGSGKKIIFSVYMLPRAEIKSWVIGSSGRNIRTFESSTGAKLVISQFSDSVIISSSDKNKVKMAEVALEELITFGKITPELIMDKVAHLKDEFVEFFDEER, from the coding sequence ATGTTTGGATATATCGAACTTTCAGCAATTATTGCAGCGCTGGCTGTAGTCACCGCAAGCATAGTCTGGGTGGTAACGAGGACCAAAGGAGCGAACTACGGCGGTGGTAAAGCCTTCAGAAAAGGGAATAAAGCAGATAACAGAAAAAATCGGGGAAACGGTACCGGAGATCAGAGTAAGTGGATTCAAAGAAAAGAAAGAGAGCTTAAAAAAAGAGAGAAAACCCTCTCCGAAAGGCAACGCGTAATTAAGCAGCAAGAAAGGATCCTCGCTGAAAAAGAAGCGGAGTTGAATAATCTGATATCCGAGGAAACGAACAAGCTCTCAAGTATTTCCGGGCTATCTCAGGACAAAGCCCGGAAGAACCTGATGAAAAATCTTGAAAGACAATTAGAATCGGAAATGCGTGAATTAAAAGAACGAATTGAAGAAAATGCGCGTGAAACAGTCAACAAGGAAGTCGTCGGATTGATAGAAGAGTCTCTGAAAAAACACTCGGAAGGCTCGGGTAAAAAGATTATATTTTCGGTATATATGCTTCCGCGGGCAGAGATTAAAAGCTGGGTTATCGGTTCAAGCGGGAGAAATATAAGAACGTTTGAGTCGTCAACCGGAGCAAAGCTTGTCATATCCCAATTTTCGGACTCGGTTATCATCTCAAGCAGCGACAAAAACAAAGTTAAAATGGCTGAAGTGGCATTGGAGGAACTTATTACCTTCGGCAAAATTACTCCGGAGCTCATCATGGACAAAGTAGCCCATCTCAAAGATGAGTTTGTTGAGTTTTTTGACGAAGAAAGGTAG